The region CGCCCTCCACGTCTGATGACTGGGCCACTCGGCCACTTGGCCACTTGGCCACCCCGGTTGTTGATGTGTCCTCCCACGTACTACTCCATCGCCTACGAAATCAATCCGTGGATGAGTCTGAAGCGTCCAGCGAATCATGCGCGAGCGGTCGCGCAGTGGAACCGGCTGTATCAGGTGCTCACTAACGAGCTCGGCGCGCGCGTGGAACTGCTGCCGCCGCATCGCGGTGTGCCCGACCTCGTGTTCACCGCCAACGCCGGGCTGGTCCAGGGCCGCATGCTGATCCGCAGCAACTTTCGCTACCTGCAGCGGCAGCAGGAAGAGCCGATCATCGAGCGGTATTTCCGCCGGAAAAAATTCCGGATTGCCACCCTCAGCAACCGATTTGATTTCGAAGGCGAGGGGGACGCGCTGTGGCTCAATCACACGCTGATCCTGGGATTTCGATTTCGATCAGATGAGCCGGTCCATGAAGAGCTAGCCAGGAAGCTGAAGGCAGAGGTCTTGCCGGTGGAGCTGGCGGATAAGCGCTTCTACCACCTGGATACGTGCTTCTGCCCGCTGGATGCCCGCACGGTGATGTGGTATCCGAAGGCGTTCGACCGCTACGGGCGGAAAGTTATCGAGGGGCTGGCGGAAGATCGGATCAATGTGTCAGAGCAGGATGCCAAGCGGTTTGTGTGCAATGCGATCGTCATCAACGACGCCGTGGTCTTGCAGTCGGGGTGTTCGGCGGGACTGAAGCGCCAACTCACTCGGCGGGGCTTTCGCCTCTTCCCCGTCGATCTGTCGGAATTCCTCAAAGCCGGCGGCTCCGCCAAGTGCCTCGTCCTTCGCCTTATCTGAAGTACGCTGGCTCTTGAGATTTCTTCCACTTGATGTTGCAGCCAATACTCGCCTTTTGCTCCGGGCTGACCGGCGTGCCGGCTAAGACCGCATC is a window of Candidatus Omnitrophota bacterium DNA encoding:
- a CDS encoding amidinotransferase, which gives rise to MCPPTYYSIAYEINPWMSLKRPANHARAVAQWNRLYQVLTNELGARVELLPPHRGVPDLVFTANAGLVQGRMLIRSNFRYLQRQQEEPIIERYFRRKKFRIATLSNRFDFEGEGDALWLNHTLILGFRFRSDEPVHEELARKLKAEVLPVELADKRFYHLDTCFCPLDARTVMWYPKAFDRYGRKVIEGLAEDRINVSEQDAKRFVCNAIVINDAVVLQSGCSAGLKRQLTRRGFRLFPVDLSEFLKAGGSAKCLVLRLI